One Oceanicoccus sagamiensis genomic region harbors:
- a CDS encoding S9 family peptidase, translating into MALSSKPKKPSGFGSEGARFTLVFCKYDRPFAKPDSSILKHSITFDIKYIKGLRVMVEQQSILNSTEMSLRYQNAKYLLQGLSHNHIALNATLYPVWIEDSDCFWYERMCWAVSPTGDNDSKLIKQYRLVDAALVTNRPAFDHERLAQALAGVSDEQVDAGNLPISTISMELTHSSSEHVQMVDSIQFSAFGLHWIYNESTGVCKEQQVLPGGWEVSPDGTQAVFVRKDNLWVSDLVTKKERQLTHDGEATYAYGAMSTAWGVVNDICSLQVCWSPDSNTVFTLQRDTRRVKSLPIVHHVPADGSIRPQLEEIKVAYPGDDHTEELRLLAINLETGDIQAADYPQIPSTRNGYGFFTSKLGWWGNNSRHAYFVDMARDYKAVRVVEFDTHTGATRILIEEHSTTQINLMLGGDDHPTLLPLPESQELLWFSERTGWGHIYLYDLNTGDLKNTLTAGDWLVRNIAGVDLKRREVFVQTAGRDKMVDPYYRDLVRINMDNAELTPLVVSNHDNVTIVPTEFSVGIARLSKDVKASSGIQPNGDFAVVTRSRADQIPVSFLVDRNGEQIMTLEVTDTSALPLNWQWPEPVKLLAADGQTDIYGLVFRPSYFSADQVYPVISLGFNNPEIPWVGKGAFTNDIAGGWPTMDAMALAELGFIVVKIDGRGTTLRHKAFHDESYGAFQTASNIDDHVTGIRQLAERYAYMDLNRVGISAHTSGGSGCIEGMLRYPDFFKVGVSSCVHDWRMMSAPMMSEKYEGFPGMEGYLPAEARIEALKGKLLLIHGMLDWCIPPASTFRLVEALQKADKDFDMLLMPNVGHDSNAYILRRTWDYFVTHLLGEAPSN; encoded by the coding sequence TTGGCATTAAGCTCGAAACCCAAAAAACCATCGGGCTTCGGTAGTGAAGGTGCAAGGTTTACTCTCGTGTTCTGTAAGTACGACCGTCCTTTTGCAAAACCTGACAGTAGCATTCTCAAACACTCAATAACATTTGATATCAAATATATAAAAGGATTAAGAGTAATGGTCGAACAACAATCTATCCTCAATAGTACTGAAATGAGTCTTCGCTATCAAAATGCGAAATATCTGCTTCAGGGCTTGAGTCACAATCATATAGCGCTTAATGCAACGCTTTATCCAGTCTGGATAGAGGATAGTGATTGCTTTTGGTATGAGCGAATGTGTTGGGCTGTCTCGCCTACAGGCGATAACGACAGCAAGTTGATAAAACAATACCGCTTGGTCGATGCGGCATTGGTGACCAATAGGCCTGCTTTTGATCATGAGCGGTTGGCGCAAGCATTGGCGGGTGTGTCTGATGAGCAAGTCGATGCTGGTAATCTTCCAATATCAACTATTTCGATGGAGTTAACCCACTCTTCATCAGAGCATGTTCAGATGGTTGATAGTATTCAGTTTTCTGCGTTTGGGTTGCACTGGATTTATAACGAGTCAACCGGTGTGTGTAAAGAACAACAGGTACTCCCGGGGGGCTGGGAAGTCTCGCCAGATGGGACTCAAGCTGTCTTTGTTAGGAAAGACAATCTCTGGGTTAGTGACCTAGTGACAAAAAAAGAACGGCAACTGACTCATGATGGCGAAGCAACCTATGCCTATGGCGCAATGTCCACAGCTTGGGGCGTTGTCAATGATATTTGCAGTTTACAAGTCTGCTGGTCGCCGGATTCCAATACAGTATTTACTCTGCAGAGAGATACTCGTCGGGTAAAATCTTTGCCGATTGTTCATCATGTACCTGCTGATGGCAGCATTCGTCCTCAGCTGGAAGAAATTAAGGTGGCTTATCCGGGGGATGATCATACTGAAGAGTTGCGGTTGCTGGCTATTAATCTTGAAACCGGTGATATTCAGGCTGCAGACTACCCACAAATCCCTTCAACTCGAAACGGCTATGGTTTTTTTACATCAAAATTAGGGTGGTGGGGCAACAATAGTCGCCACGCTTATTTTGTAGATATGGCGCGAGACTATAAAGCCGTTCGAGTTGTTGAATTTGATACTCATACTGGTGCTACCCGGATACTTATTGAAGAGCATTCGACCACTCAAATCAATTTAATGCTGGGAGGGGATGACCATCCAACATTGCTGCCTCTGCCGGAAAGCCAGGAACTTCTATGGTTTTCAGAGAGAACAGGCTGGGGGCATATCTATTTATACGACTTAAATACAGGTGATTTAAAGAATACTCTGACAGCTGGAGACTGGCTAGTACGCAATATTGCGGGTGTTGACCTCAAGCGTCGTGAAGTGTTCGTGCAAACGGCAGGTCGCGATAAAATGGTTGACCCTTACTACCGGGACTTGGTTCGCATTAATATGGATAATGCTGAACTCACGCCTTTGGTGGTTAGCAATCATGATAATGTCACTATTGTCCCAACTGAATTTAGTGTAGGGATTGCTCGTCTTTCCAAAGACGTTAAAGCGTCATCTGGTATTCAGCCCAATGGTGATTTCGCAGTGGTTACCCGCTCGCGTGCTGATCAAATCCCCGTTAGTTTTCTGGTTGATCGTAATGGTGAACAGATCATGACATTGGAGGTAACTGATACGAGTGCGCTACCCCTCAATTGGCAGTGGCCAGAGCCGGTTAAATTGTTGGCTGCGGATGGCCAAACAGACATATATGGTCTGGTTTTCAGACCCAGCTATTTTTCTGCGGATCAAGTTTATCCCGTGATCTCTTTGGGGTTTAACAACCCAGAAATTCCTTGGGTTGGCAAAGGGGCTTTTACTAACGACATTGCTGGCGGCTGGCCAACGATGGATGCAATGGCGCTGGCGGAGCTGGGTTTTATTGTGGTGAAGATTGATGGGAGAGGGACAACTCTTCGCCATAAGGCTTTCCATGATGAGAGCTATGGAGCTTTTCAGACTGCTAGTAATATAGATGACCATGTTACCGGTATTCGGCAGCTTGCTGAGCGTTATGCTTATATGGACCTTAATCGTGTGGGCATTTCGGCTCATACATCAGGGGGGTCAGGTTGTATAGAGGGTATGCTGCGTTATCCTGATTTTTTTAAAGTAGGCGTAAGCAGCTGTGTGCATGACTGGCGAATGATGTCAGCCCCAATGATGAGTGAAAAATACGAAGGTTTTCCTGGCATGGAAGGTTATTTGCCAGCAGAGGCTCGCATAGAAGCACTAAAGGGGAAGCTCTTGCTTATACATGGCATGCTGGACTGGTGTATTCCTCCAGCCAGTACTTTTCGTTTAGTCGAAGCTTTGCAAAAAGCAGATAAGGATTTTGATATGTTATTGATGCCAAATGTTGGGCATGACAGTAACGCCTATATCCTTCGTCGCACTTGGGATTATTTTGTGACCCATTTGTTGGGGGAGGCTCCGAGCAATTAA
- a CDS encoding TonB-dependent receptor domain-containing protein: protein MRKRMQAGCLYLLLISVISFAHGAWAEPGRYQSPAAKTAMAQRYQLDIPRASTEQALQALARQTSKQLLFSHRSVDAFTSNALKGHYSLQQALEFILNGTGLIADYTDSGVIVISPRGNNSDANYGDKTMNSKKQLLAATVGFLIGAGGASQSVLAQENSADNQGWVLEEIVVTATKRGDKNLMDVPISVAAFSGEDIENRGIQTIDDLSFAVPNLSATSNGPGRSFYFIRGVGGSNGDSPIVGIYFDEVPVSVGVGDHPDIRATDLEQVEVLRGPQGTLFGQGSVGGTVRFITRDPDFNGFGGSIDLSAYKSKGSGWSEGLTGVLNIPVVDDTLAFRLVASYENNEGWINQIDDDGAIIEENFNSNELSNLRLKGLWQASDNLAFSSMVVKHHNKSDGVNLALNSPDGSFSAPDRVMRSAADPTLPFGLDDEHDIYNITATYDFGSMLLTAVASEIETSNLSKNESIFLTVPDEGVLGIADIDRHRETKTSSQEVRLSSLPDNDYKIDWVLGVFMSDSEITEKTGNSLTDIFGFFVVEDGPTLPEKIGSDSLAFFGDVSYAIDERWTIGAGSRFFKDDRSFVSDLDGKLEETFDKVSSKVYVSFLAAENTNLYFSMSEGFRSGGFNPPSTTFAGANLSYDPEELLTYELGLKASWFENRLATNLAFYFSEYTDFLSGVLAADDSGDSSLQNAGEAEIEGVEWDVRWLATPYLTIGFNGNVTDTEFTSLKEGVEDKVVGDPVDNSPEYSYSLTADYQFNWARDMPGYARFDYNRQGPAFLLIRNSGVIPEVGKSEAVTFLNAHVGMRWASVDVELFGNNLLDEDEGTANFAVTGRDSVLRSRSFGLKVGYDF from the coding sequence GTGAGAAAACGTATGCAAGCAGGGTGTTTATATTTACTGCTAATCAGTGTGATCAGTTTTGCACACGGGGCATGGGCCGAACCGGGCCGCTACCAAAGCCCCGCCGCCAAAACCGCGATGGCACAGCGTTACCAGCTAGATATCCCCCGCGCCAGTACTGAGCAGGCATTACAGGCTCTGGCCCGGCAAACCAGCAAGCAGTTGTTATTTTCTCACCGTTCGGTGGATGCGTTTACCAGCAATGCCCTAAAAGGGCATTACAGCTTACAACAAGCCTTAGAGTTTATTCTCAACGGCACAGGTCTTATCGCTGACTATACCGACAGTGGGGTTATTGTTATTTCCCCACGCGGTAATAACTCAGATGCCAATTATGGGGATAAGACGATGAACAGTAAGAAACAATTATTAGCAGCAACGGTAGGGTTTTTGATCGGGGCAGGGGGTGCGTCGCAGAGTGTGTTGGCGCAGGAGAATAGTGCAGATAATCAGGGCTGGGTTTTGGAAGAAATTGTGGTAACGGCGACTAAGCGTGGTGACAAAAATCTAATGGATGTGCCCATCAGTGTGGCCGCCTTCTCTGGTGAGGATATAGAAAATAGAGGGATTCAAACTATTGATGATTTATCTTTTGCGGTACCAAATCTATCAGCAACATCTAATGGGCCTGGTCGGTCATTTTATTTTATAAGGGGGGTTGGCGGTAGTAACGGCGACAGTCCTATTGTAGGTATTTATTTTGACGAGGTGCCCGTCTCCGTTGGTGTCGGTGATCACCCTGATATAAGAGCTACTGATCTAGAACAGGTTGAAGTATTAAGAGGGCCTCAAGGCACTTTATTTGGGCAAGGCTCTGTGGGCGGGACTGTGCGTTTTATAACTAGAGATCCCGACTTTAATGGTTTTGGAGGTTCCATTGATTTGTCGGCTTATAAATCTAAAGGTAGCGGCTGGAGTGAAGGGTTGACAGGTGTTCTTAATATTCCGGTTGTTGATGATACTCTAGCCTTCCGCTTGGTAGCGTCCTACGAAAATAATGAGGGGTGGATCAATCAAATAGATGATGATGGAGCTATTATCGAAGAAAATTTCAATAGTAATGAGCTTTCTAATCTAAGACTAAAAGGGTTGTGGCAGGCATCCGATAATCTAGCATTTTCCTCTATGGTTGTTAAGCATCATAATAAATCGGATGGTGTGAATTTGGCGTTAAACTCACCAGATGGTAGCTTCTCTGCGCCAGATCGAGTTATGCGCTCGGCAGCAGACCCTACACTGCCTTTTGGCTTGGATGATGAGCATGATATATATAATATAACTGCTACATATGATTTTGGTTCTATGCTGCTAACCGCAGTTGCCTCTGAAATAGAAACCAGTAATCTTTCGAAAAATGAGAGTATCTTTTTAACGGTACCGGATGAGGGGGTTTTAGGTATTGCGGATATTGACCGTCATAGAGAAACTAAAACAAGCTCACAGGAAGTTCGTTTGAGTAGCTTGCCAGATAATGATTATAAAATAGACTGGGTTTTGGGTGTTTTTATGAGTGACTCGGAAATTACAGAGAAAACAGGGAACAGTTTAACGGATATTTTTGGGTTCTTTGTAGTGGAAGATGGCCCTACATTACCAGAAAAGATTGGCTCAGACTCCTTGGCTTTTTTTGGTGATGTTTCTTACGCCATTGATGAGCGTTGGACTATTGGTGCTGGGTCGCGTTTTTTTAAGGATGATCGGAGCTTTGTCAGTGATCTGGATGGTAAGCTAGAAGAAACGTTTGATAAGGTTAGCTCTAAAGTCTACGTTTCTTTTTTAGCTGCGGAAAATACTAATTTATATTTCAGTATGTCTGAGGGGTTTAGAAGTGGTGGTTTTAATCCTCCAAGTACAACATTCGCTGGTGCAAATCTTAGCTATGATCCAGAGGAGTTGTTGACCTATGAGTTAGGGCTCAAGGCGTCCTGGTTTGAGAATAGATTGGCGACCAACCTGGCATTCTATTTTAGTGAGTATACGGATTTTTTAAGCGGTGTTCTGGCAGCCGATGATTCAGGTGATTCATCGCTACAGAACGCGGGAGAAGCAGAAATAGAAGGCGTTGAGTGGGATGTTCGTTGGTTGGCAACACCTTATCTTACGATAGGGTTTAATGGCAATGTTACCGACACTGAATTTACGTCGTTGAAGGAAGGGGTGGAGGATAAAGTCGTGGGAGACCCTGTTGATAACTCGCCTGAGTATAGTTATTCATTAACTGCAGATTACCAGTTTAATTGGGCGCGTGATATGCCAGGTTATGCTCGCTTTGATTATAACAGGCAGGGCCCTGCGTTTCTTCTGATACGCAATTCCGGGGTTATACCAGAGGTTGGTAAATCAGAGGCTGTAACATTCCTAAATGCTCATGTTGGTATGCGGTGGGCTTCTGTGGATGTAGAACTCTTTGGTAATAATCTGTTAGATGAAGATGAAGGTACTGCAAATTTTGCAGTTACTGGTAGGGATAGTGTGCTCCGAAGTCGTTCCTTTGGGTTGAAAGTAGGTTACGACTTCTAG
- a CDS encoding FecR family protein, protein MTTANHKPGGKVIEMPQGNALSDQAAGWIAALDADPVSDETLAAFRQWVNAAPEHAAEFERLAQRWQSLNQLTQLTVPSEQSSDAIHPAAPWFGRWQGGAVAMAAVVLVVITLFTGNTSQLYATGIGEQKTVVLSDNSRIQLNTNTRLKIDYSEQRRGIHLLQGEAYFEVAHNPGRPFEVYSGAGVVRAIGTAFSVYLNHQQIEVLVNEGVVEVDNIPTPQTAPAIEAPTVATKPLPERPRITAGSRATFAHHQPLQVAMESSVEVDKQLAWRSGTLVFRQEPLQALVDEVSRYTSTRIVITDNALRTLRVGVYLKWAIPTPCWMLWL, encoded by the coding sequence ATGACTACCGCCAATCACAAACCCGGGGGCAAGGTGATCGAAATGCCCCAGGGTAACGCGCTTAGCGATCAGGCCGCCGGCTGGATTGCCGCGCTGGATGCCGACCCGGTCAGCGACGAAACACTGGCAGCCTTTCGCCAGTGGGTGAATGCCGCACCGGAACATGCCGCCGAATTTGAACGGCTGGCCCAACGCTGGCAGTCCCTTAATCAACTAACGCAACTTACCGTACCCAGCGAACAAAGCAGCGACGCCATCCACCCAGCCGCCCCCTGGTTTGGCCGCTGGCAGGGCGGGGCAGTGGCCATGGCCGCAGTAGTGCTGGTGGTCATCACCCTGTTTACCGGCAACACCTCGCAACTCTATGCCACCGGCATAGGCGAACAAAAAACCGTAGTGCTTAGCGATAACAGCCGTATCCAACTCAATACCAATACCCGCCTGAAAATCGACTACAGCGAACAGCGCCGGGGCATTCATCTACTTCAGGGCGAAGCCTATTTTGAAGTGGCCCATAACCCCGGCCGGCCCTTTGAAGTTTATAGCGGCGCCGGAGTGGTCAGGGCCATAGGCACCGCCTTTAGCGTTTACCTTAACCACCAACAGATTGAAGTGCTGGTCAATGAAGGGGTGGTAGAAGTGGATAATATTCCCACGCCCCAAACGGCCCCCGCTATCGAAGCCCCAACAGTGGCCACCAAGCCGCTACCAGAACGGCCCCGTATCACCGCAGGCAGCCGCGCCACCTTTGCCCACCACCAGCCGTTGCAAGTGGCCATGGAAAGCAGCGTAGAGGTCGACAAACAACTAGCCTGGCGCAGCGGCACTCTGGTATTCAGGCAAGAGCCCTTGCAGGCACTGGTGGATGAAGTCAGCCGCTATACCTCCACCCGTATTGTGATTACCGACAATGCCCTGCGCACCCTGCGGGTGGGGGTGTATTTGAAGTGGGCAATACCGACGCCGTGCTGGATGCTCTGGCTTTAG
- a CDS encoding RNA polymerase sigma factor, with amino-acid sequence MGQHSNNNRPPERETPAAKAGPERGMVETFLSCELAIKRFLARLLYRPEDVDEITQETFLVAYNANSKRTVHSPKAYLFKVAKNIALRELTRKSTKMTDYLEDALAQNAELIEGNATLESEVMAQQTLAGYCNAIASLPPQCRKVFILRKVQAKSHREIAASLNISVSAVEKHIALGVKKFDAYMLSQEGQIPPQAGVGPTTGSPLPKEQQ; translated from the coding sequence ATGGGCCAACACAGCAATAACAACCGCCCGCCAGAACGGGAAACGCCAGCCGCCAAGGCCGGCCCGGAGCGGGGGATGGTGGAAACCTTTCTCAGCTGCGAACTGGCGATTAAACGCTTTTTGGCGCGCCTGCTCTATCGCCCCGAAGATGTTGACGAGATTACCCAGGAAACCTTTCTGGTGGCCTACAATGCCAATAGCAAACGCACCGTTCACTCCCCCAAGGCCTACCTGTTTAAAGTGGCAAAAAATATTGCCCTGCGGGAACTAACCCGCAAATCCACCAAAATGACCGACTACCTCGAAGATGCCCTGGCCCAAAACGCCGAGCTCATAGAAGGCAATGCCACCCTGGAAAGCGAAGTGATGGCCCAGCAAACCCTGGCCGGTTACTGCAATGCCATTGCCAGCCTGCCGCCCCAGTGCCGCAAAGTGTTTATCCTGCGAAAGGTACAGGCCAAAAGCCACCGGGAAATAGCCGCCAGCCTGAATATCAGCGTTAGCGCCGTCGAAAAACATATTGCCCTGGGGGTCAAAAAATTCGATGCCTATATGTTATCGCAGGAAGGCCAAATACCACCGCAAGCCGGTGTCGGCCCTACAACCGGCAGCCCGCTGCCCAAGGAGCAACAATGA
- a CDS encoding alpha/beta hydrolase family protein, translated as MRFRFNKEDCVAGIEQLAARHSYIDLQRVGVVEFCSIPTAVAGLLLYPEFYSVGVSINAQLDSRLFASIGTQDEGYPELADFADRLEGKLLLIHGMLEDVIPPAMCFRLVEALQQANKSFDMLLLPNLGHSCSSYTIQRSWEYVVRHLLGEEPPKGFKLESSFG; from the coding sequence ATGCGTTTTCGTTTTAACAAAGAAGACTGTGTTGCTGGCATCGAGCAACTGGCGGCCCGCCATAGTTATATTGATCTCCAGAGAGTGGGAGTTGTTGAATTTTGCAGCATTCCTACAGCTGTAGCTGGGCTGTTGCTCTACCCAGAATTTTACTCTGTAGGTGTCAGTATTAACGCCCAACTGGACTCGCGACTCTTTGCCTCTATTGGCACCCAGGATGAAGGCTACCCAGAATTAGCAGATTTTGCCGACAGACTAGAGGGCAAATTACTATTGATTCATGGTATGTTGGAAGATGTGATACCACCGGCGATGTGTTTTCGTTTGGTCGAGGCCTTACAACAAGCGAATAAATCCTTTGATATGTTGCTGTTGCCTAATCTTGGTCACAGCTGCAGCAGCTATACCATACAGCGCTCCTGGGAGTATGTAGTCAGGCATTTATTGGGCGAAGAGCCACCGAAGGGATTTAAGCTGGAGTCATCGTTTGGGTAG
- a CDS encoding DPP IV N-terminal domain-containing protein, with translation MKTVATDHCLDAEASIAARYQRAQQIEQGVFTKNIAFNTTLYPHWIGQSDSFWYLRESRHGHTFRLVDAASGSNKEAFDHQLLATALSAASGETILADQLPITDLDFTQPDSLSFSAYDQQWCYTYASQLCEATSALPSQWLRSPDGRQALYIRDHNLWHKNLDTGAETPLTIDGGPFYRYASTPSVYGRQELITLEALWSPDSTQVLTQVLDSRNVPVAPLIVEHVPADGSLRPKTIRPDRRMAFTGDDQVEAYRFLTIKVETGEPQWLDHPPCPVCRPPYIGFLTSRRGWWDQDSRHYYLIDQKRGGKTAHLLQADSQTGTARPLIKETSDFSVNLIPITHIHMPMMPLPGTGELIWYSERSGHAHLYLYDLTTGHLKNAITQGRWQVRNTLHFDPSSRTLYIQTAGRVPERNPYYCDICRVNIDTGELTEIISTEHEYIVCDQRSRITYRYQQAAGVSPSGKYVVTTSSRVDEVPVSILLDRDGNQLQSLETADVSGLPENCHWPEPVMLKAADGETDIYGIIYRPSNFDPGRSYPVLDCTYNYAANVGSFTNNNYRQLALPFAMGLR, from the coding sequence ATGAAAACAGTTGCCACCGACCACTGCTTGGACGCGGAAGCTAGTATTGCTGCCCGTTACCAGCGAGCTCAACAAATTGAGCAGGGTGTCTTCACTAAAAATATCGCGTTCAACACCACGCTATACCCTCACTGGATTGGGCAGAGTGACAGCTTTTGGTATTTACGGGAATCTCGTCATGGCCATACTTTTCGCTTAGTGGATGCCGCTTCTGGTTCTAATAAAGAAGCTTTCGATCATCAGTTGCTGGCGACAGCCTTATCAGCTGCCAGCGGTGAAACTATACTTGCAGATCAATTACCCATTACTGATCTGGATTTTACACAGCCTGACAGCCTGAGTTTTAGCGCCTATGACCAGCAATGGTGTTACACCTATGCTTCTCAACTCTGTGAAGCGACGTCGGCATTGCCCTCTCAGTGGTTGCGATCCCCGGACGGCCGGCAGGCCCTTTATATCCGGGATCACAACCTTTGGCATAAAAATCTGGATACAGGTGCCGAAACACCACTGACCATAGATGGCGGCCCCTTTTATCGTTATGCGAGTACGCCCAGTGTTTATGGCCGCCAGGAACTCATCACTCTGGAGGCGCTTTGGTCGCCCGATTCCACTCAGGTACTTACTCAGGTGCTGGATAGCCGCAATGTCCCGGTTGCCCCCTTGATCGTAGAGCATGTTCCTGCTGATGGTAGCCTGCGCCCTAAAACCATTCGCCCGGATCGTCGTATGGCTTTTACAGGCGATGATCAGGTAGAGGCCTACCGTTTTCTTACAATTAAAGTAGAAACTGGCGAGCCCCAATGGCTTGATCATCCCCCTTGTCCCGTTTGCCGCCCGCCTTATATTGGCTTCTTAACTAGCCGCCGGGGCTGGTGGGACCAGGACAGCCGCCACTACTACCTGATCGACCAAAAACGGGGAGGTAAAACGGCCCACCTGCTGCAAGCCGACAGTCAAACCGGCACCGCTCGTCCGCTGATCAAAGAGACCTCCGACTTTAGCGTTAACCTGATACCTATCACCCATATCCATATGCCCATGATGCCCCTGCCAGGCACTGGCGAACTGATCTGGTACTCTGAACGCAGTGGCCATGCACATCTTTACCTTTACGACCTGACAACCGGTCATTTGAAAAATGCCATCACCCAGGGGCGTTGGCAGGTACGTAACACCCTGCATTTTGACCCGAGCAGCCGGACACTTTATATCCAGACTGCAGGCCGGGTACCTGAACGTAACCCTTACTACTGTGATATCTGCCGGGTCAATATCGACACGGGAGAACTGACCGAAATAATATCTACAGAGCATGAATATATCGTTTGCGACCAGCGCAGCCGAATTACTTACCGATATCAACAAGCTGCCGGGGTATCGCCCAGCGGAAAGTATGTGGTGACCACCAGTTCGCGAGTTGATGAAGTACCCGTGAGTATTTTACTGGACCGTGATGGCAATCAGCTGCAGAGCCTGGAGACTGCGGATGTGTCAGGTTTGCCTGAAAACTGTCATTGGCCAGAACCCGTTATGCTCAAAGCTGCTGATGGTGAAACAGATATCTATGGCATTATCTATCGGCCGTCAAATTTTGACCCGGGCCGCTCTTACCCGGTACTGGACTGTACTTATAACTACGCCGCGAATGTCGGGTCTTTCACCAACAACAACTATAGGCAATTGGCATTACCTTTCGCCATGGGCTTACGCTGA
- a CDS encoding alpha/beta hydrolase, producing the protein MSAFPPSLLISSTRDYLLSSVVATHRQLTRLGVEADLHIWEGLDHVFHYNPALPDARELHQLIVQFFARQLGKSA; encoded by the coding sequence ATGTCAGCCTTCCCGCCGTCACTGCTGATTTCCTCAACCCGTGACTATCTCCTCAGCTCGGTTGTTGCGACCCACCGCCAACTCACCCGGCTGGGTGTAGAGGCAGACCTGCATATCTGGGAAGGGCTGGATCATGTTTTTCACTACAATCCGGCACTGCCAGATGCTCGCGAATTGCATCAACTGATCGTACAGTTTTTTGCGCGCCAGCTCGGCAAGTCCGCCTGA
- a CDS encoding MFS transporter yields the protein MWYLLFYLAITLFNIPHLTWGGEITSVSEQKNTVYGFRNYAGYGGMILFALVPILPFSEGTKVTPETMRYLVVVAAVLVLPTLYCLMRYVPASEQQGIPKTEAAENPYKSLLALRHNIPLVWFVGVMVLNSVAGAFYIGLKFMMMDAYLGQGQYYVHFLLFHLVVAALAIKPAMRVIAAVGKLRAIKIWGILSLAAFASLSLVLLNNAATLVLFALFNIIWSFSSAIGNVAIFSLLSDVADYGTLKTGVDRSAMCFSLQSLAGKTALAIGISLSIALAGLMGFDPALAEQGEQAFWALVICMSIVPALLSLLVVILVERVGITESPPLSPIPPCQPSRRHC from the coding sequence GTGTGGTATTTATTGTTTTATCTGGCCATAACGTTATTCAATATTCCTCATTTAACCTGGGGCGGAGAGATTACCTCTGTGTCTGAGCAAAAAAATACCGTATATGGCTTTCGAAATTATGCTGGCTATGGCGGGATGATTTTATTTGCCCTGGTTCCGATATTGCCTTTTAGTGAGGGTACTAAAGTGACACCAGAAACCATGCGTTATTTGGTGGTAGTGGCTGCGGTGTTAGTGCTGCCAACCTTGTATTGTTTAATGCGTTATGTGCCGGCCAGTGAACAGCAAGGTATACCTAAAACTGAGGCAGCAGAGAATCCCTATAAAAGTCTGTTGGCGTTAAGGCATAACATACCGCTTGTCTGGTTTGTTGGGGTCATGGTGCTTAATAGTGTCGCCGGCGCTTTTTATATCGGTTTGAAATTTATGATGATGGATGCCTACTTGGGTCAGGGCCAATATTACGTGCATTTTTTGTTGTTCCATCTTGTGGTAGCGGCTCTAGCCATTAAGCCTGCGATGCGAGTAATTGCTGCTGTAGGCAAGCTGCGGGCCATAAAAATCTGGGGTATTTTGTCGCTAGCAGCCTTCGCCAGCCTGTCATTGGTGTTATTAAATAACGCCGCAACACTAGTCCTGTTTGCCCTGTTTAATATTATCTGGTCATTCTCCAGCGCGATTGGCAATGTAGCGATTTTCTCACTGCTATCGGATGTGGCGGATTATGGCACCTTGAAAACCGGGGTGGATCGCTCTGCAATGTGTTTTTCCTTGCAATCCCTGGCGGGGAAAACAGCCTTGGCTATTGGTATCTCTCTGTCGATAGCGCTGGCCGGTCTTATGGGTTTTGACCCTGCGCTAGCCGAGCAGGGTGAACAAGCCTTTTGGGCTCTGGTTATTTGCATGTCTATAGTTCCTGCACTTTTGTCATTGTTGGTTGTGATTCTGGTTGAGCGGGTGGGTATTACCGAGTCACCCCCTCTCTCTCCGATACCGCCATGTCAGCCTTCCCGCCGTCACTGCTGA